Below is a window of Acidobacteriota bacterium DNA.
GCGGGACTCATCTCCCCCCGCCTGACCGGGGCGGAGCAGAGGGCGCCCATGTCGGTCGTCAGGGCGGCGGGGCCGACCGCGAGCACGCGGGGATCGTTTTCATACCGGCCGCCGAAACGCCCCAGGGCGTAATCCATCATGGCGTACACGCCGCCGCGCCCCTCGCGCCACACCCCGGCGGCGTCGACCGGCTCGATCTCCACCTCGACCTCCTCTCCGTGGCAGCGGTTGAGGTAGAGGATCGAAGGGGAGGGCGCCCGGCCGGTGATCGAGAGCATGTTGAGCCCCAGGTTTTCGAACACCAGCCCCGCCCCCCCCATCGAGGAGACGAAAAACCCGCCCCAGCAGGGGGAAAAGCCGGTGACGATCAGCCGGTTGGACCCCGGGAAGATGGAGCCGGCCAGGAGCCCGATGCCGAAGTTCAGGCTGTTCTGCTTTCCCGCCAGGTGCAGCCCCAGGTCGACGGGGCCGAAGAAATCCCCGACCCGGTATCGGTTCATGCGGTAGAAGGAGGTCGAGGCGTCGACGACCAGCACTCTCTGGTGGGAATCCATGAGGGTTCACTCCTCTTCCAGCTCTTCGGGCCGGCGCGCCATGCGCGCGGCGAGAAGGAAGGCGGCCACGAGCGCGTAGCCCAGGGTTATGTGCCAGACGATCGGGTTGTCCAGGCGCCAGGGAAGGTAGAGGCTCCCCGCGGGGGAGACCGAGTGCATCAGCCCGAACATCGCAAACAACGCGCACAGGAGGGCGTACGCGGCCCCGGTCCGGACGCGGCCGTCGATGAGGCTGGCCAGCATCCCCCCCCACAGGATCGCCGTCAGGATGAAGCCGTTGCCCAGGGCGCGCAGGATGACCTGGTCGGCCGCCACCGCGTCCGGGAGCGTGAGCGCCGGGCCGAGCTTGTCGAGCAGGCTGCTGGTGTGGGTCAGCACCAGGTAACCGACCGCGGGGATGACGGCGAAGGCGACGGCCGGGGCGTGGGCGCGGGGGGATTCGACGAAGGCCTGGGCGACGATCTGGATCCCGACAAAGAGGAGGATGGGGGTGATGACGGCCTCGGGGATCGCCTCGATGACGAAGGAGAGGGCGCCCAGCGCCCCCGCGACGCCGATGAAGAGCCCGGTGGCCAGGGTGTAGGCCGCCCGGCCCCCCATCGCCTTGTAGGCCGGGTGGCCGATATAGGGGGTGGTCTGCGCCACCCCCCCGAACAGGGCCGCCACCATCGTCGCCAGCGCCTCGGTCAGGAGGATGTCGCGCGTGCGGTAGGGGTCGCCGGCCACCCGCGCGCTCTCGGTGTTGTTGATCCCGCCGATGATGGTGATCAGGGCGAAGGGGAAGGCGATCGGCAGGTAGGCGAGCGCCCGGTCGAGCCCGTCGAGGAACCCGAGCGTAGGGAGGGGGAGGGCGGGGTGCAGCTCGAGCACCGGCGCCGCCGCCCGGGCGCCCAGAACGCCCAGGCCGCCCATCAGGTAGTAGAGGAGGCAGCCGACGGCCACGGCGAGGAAGGCTCCGGGGATTCCAAAGGGGAGCCGGCGCCGGGCCACGATGGCGTAGAGGATGATCCCCAGGGAGGCGATCCCGGCCACCGGGGCGGAGAAGATCTTGAGCATGGGGAAGAAGGCGAGGAGGGTGACGCCGATCCCGGCCAGCGACCCCAGGAGCCCGGCCTGCGCGGCGTGGCGCCGCACCCAGCCTCCCAGGAAGGAGAGGGCCAGCTTGAGGATCCCGATGATCATGAGGGCGGCCATGCCCACCTGCCACGCGGTCACGGCGTCCCGGGTTTCGAGGTAGACGGGGCCGAGCACGGCGGCCGCGATGCCCACCGTGCTCGGCGTGTCCAGGCCGAGAGGCATCGCCGTGATGTCGCTCCGCCCCGTTTTCCGCGCCAGGCGGAAGGCGAGCCAGGTGTAGACGGCGTCCCCCACCAGGACCCCGAGGGCGGTCCCGGGGATCATCAGCCGGTAGACGCTTTCGGCGGGGTAGCCGTAGACCCCGACGAGGATCCCGGTGAGGATGACGAGGTTGGTGACGTTGTCGAGCATCAGGCCGAAGAAGGCGTTGAGATCGCCCCACTGGGCCCAGCGGTATCCGGATGTGTGCGGCATCGACCCCTCCCTGTCCGATCAACCCGGGATTGTACACCAGCGTGCGGATGGGGAATATGGTATAGTGGCGACAAACAGGACGGATCATGGCCATGCTTCCTTGCTGCCTTCGCCCCCCTGCTTTCCCTCCACGGTTTGACGCTGTACGGTCCCGGCCGGATCCGGCATCCCGGTTGAGTTTCCCTATCGTGACTGGGAGGATTCATGACCAAAAAGATGCAGTTGCGTGAAACGCTCCGGATTCAGAAGCGCGGGCGGGTGGGCGGACCCCGGCCCGGGAAATACCGGCTCCATACGAAATGTCCGGAATGCGACCTGGTTTTTCTGGATGGCGCCTGGAAGCGGGACCCGTCGGCCGCCTCGGGCGCGCGGGGACGCACACTCTGCCCCGCCTGCAGGCAGATCCGGGACGGGCAGGCCGGGGGGCTGGTGGAACTCGACGGCTCTTTCGCCGAGGCGCATCGCGAGGAACTGCTCAACCGCATCCGCAATGTCGAGCGGCGGACCAGGCTGGAGCGGCCGCTCGAGCGGATCATCAGCCTGGAGGAGGGGGCGGAGGGGATCAGGGTGTCCGCCACCACCGAGCACCTGGTCGCCCGCATCGGCAAGTCGATCCAGCGGGACTTCGGGGGGACCCTCAGCCTCCGCTACGCCCCCCAGGACAAGTTCGCCGTCGTCCACTGGCACCGGGACGCCTGATCGCCGGGGTGATGGGGGTTACTTGATCCCCGGCTCGGTCATCTTCTCGAGCTCGAGGATGCCGTCGATCCGGTCGGCCGGGATCAGGCCCCGGCGCAGGACTATGTCCCGGATGGAGTCGCCCGACTCGAGGTACTCCCGGGCGACCTCGGCCGCGGCCGCGTAGCCGATGTGGGGGTTGAGGGCGGTCACCACGCTCATGCTCGACTCGGCGTAACGCCGGCAGCGCTCGGGGTCGGCCCGGATCCCGGCCAGGCAGAAACGGCCGAAGACGCCCAGCGCGTTGGTCAGGATCGAGATCGCGTGGAGCAGGTCGTGGGCGACGACGGGCATCATGACGTTCAGTTCCAGCTGCCCCGCCTGCGCCGCCAGCAGGATCGTGCTGTCGCAGCCGATGACGTGGAAGCAGACCATGTCGAGCATCTCGGCCATGACGGGGTTGACTTTCCCGGGCATGATCGAGGAGCCGGGCTGCCGTTCCGGCAGCCGGATTTCCGCCAGGCCCGTTTTCGGCCCCGAGCCGAGGAGGCGGAGGTCGTTGGCGATGCGGATGAGATCCTGGGCGAGCGCGCGCACCGCGCCGGAAAGCTCCACGAAGGGGCGCAGGGACTGCATCGCCTCGAAATAGTCGTCGCATTCCCGGAAATCGATCCCGGTCTGCCGGCTCAGCTGCCTGACCATCAGGGGGCGGTAGCGGGGGTGCGCGTTGACGCCGGTGCCTACGGCGGTCCCCCCGATCCCCAGTTCCAGGCTGCTTTCGGCCGCCCTCCGGATCGCCTCGCCGTGTTTGCGCATCGAGGTGGCGTAGGCGCCGAACTCCTGCCCCAGCCTGAGGGGCACGGCGTCCTGCAGGTGGGTGCGGCCCGACTTGACGACGGGGTCGAACTCCCCGGCCTTGTCCCGGAACAGCTTTTCCGCCCCGGCGACCGCTTCCAGAAGGCGGGCGCTCTCGGTGAAGGCGGCGATGCGGATGGCGGTCGGGCAGACGTCGTTGGTGGACTGCGCCATGTTCACGTGGTCGTTGGGGTGGACCAGGGAGTAGTCCCCCTTCGTTCCCCCGAGGAGCTCTATCGCCCGGTTGGCCACGACCTCGTTCACGTTCATGTTGTGCGAAGTCCCGGCCCCGGCCTGGAAGACGTCCACCACGAACCACTCCCGGAGCCGGCCCCCGAGGATCTCCCGGCAGGCCGCCGTGATGGCGTCCGCCCGCTCCCCGTCGAGCAGCCCCAGGGAGCGGTTGACCCCGGCCGCGGCCATCTTGATCTGCAGGGTGGCGTCGACGTAGGCGGGGGAGGGCGGGATCCCGCTGATGGGGAAGTTTTCCAGCGCACGGTGGGTCTGGGCGCCGTAATAGGCGTCTTCCGGGACCCGGCGCTCTCCCAGGGAGTCCTTCTCGGTCCTTGTCCTCATGGGGTCTCTCCTTGTCGTGAAAAACGGGAATGGACGGCCCGGACCAGCTTCTGGATCGCCGGCTCGACGGCGATTTCGATTTCGGGAAATGAGCGCGCCCGCTCGAGGACGCCCGAGGCCTTCTCGAGCCAGGCGGCCGGCGGCGCCGTGGCGGCCTCGAGGTGGTCGAGCGCCTCGAGCCCCAGGGCGCAGGCCGCGGCGGCGCTTTCGGCGACGGGGACGGTTTCGGCCAGGAGAAAGGAGCTCTGCAGGGCGGGCCGGGCGTTTACGGCGCCGAGGCGCCAGCGCTCGAGCGACTCCCGTATCCCCGCACGGTCGGCCGGGGAGGGCGCCCCCAGCGCGCGGTCAACGAGGAGGTCGAACCGGCGCGCCTCGGCGCTTTCGGGCGGGAGGATGTCGACCAGGCGCCGGAGCGGGGTTTCGCGGGTGTATTTCCGCGCCCGCTGGCGCTCGGCCAGGCCCCGGGGGCGGAGGATGGCGGCCAGGCGGGCGACCGGGGCGGGGTCTCCGGCGGGGAGGAGGCCGCCGAGCAGGCGCGGGAAGGCGCTCCGGTGCCGCACCCCGAGTCGCTCGAGTTCCACGTCCACCGCGTCGAGCCTGCGGTACATGTCCGCGACGTCGGTGAGCCCGGCGGGGGACCAGAGCCTTTCGGCGACGGCGGCCGCGCGCGGCCAGATCCGGGACTCGATGATCTCCTCGTCGACGAACTCGGCCCACATGCACGCTTCCCCCCCCAGGATCCGGCCGGCGGCGTCCGGGGTGAGCCCGGCGCCGGGGTCGATCCCGTAGTGCCACGATGCCGGGCGCATGTGATCGAGGTAATAGCCCCTGGAAAGTATGCCCGGGTAGCCCAGCTTCAGGTTGTCTTCGAACCTGGGGGGCATGCGCCACGTCTGCACCGTCACGGTGGTCGGGAGCGAGGGGTGCACGATCTCGTCCCACCCCACCATCCTTTTGCCGTGCCGGGCCAGGATCGCCTCGAGGCGCCGGGTGAAGTAGGCCTGCAGTTCCCGGTTGCCCCTCATCCCGCTTTTGGCCTTGAACTCCCGGATGCGGGGGTTCGCGTTCCATTGCTTCCCGTTGACCTCGTCCCCCCCGATGTGGAAATACTCGTCGGGGAAGAGCGGGGCCATTTCCGCGATGAAGAGGTCGAGGTGTTCGTAGACCTCCTCCCGGCTGGGGTCCATCGAGGGGTCGAAGACGCCCCACGAACTCTCGACCCGGTAGGGGCCCGGGGCGGCGGCCAGTTCCGGGTAAGCCGCGAGCCAGGCGGTGGCGTGCCCCGGCATTTCGAATTCGGGGACCACGCGGATGCCGCGGTCGCGCGCGTGGGCCACGACCGTCCGGACCTCCTCCTGGGTGTAATACTTTCCTTCCCCCCCGATTTCGTGCAGGCGGGGGAAGCGGTGCGACTCCACCCGGAATCCCTGGTCGTCGGAGAGGTGCCAGTGAAAGACGTTCATCTTCACCGCGGCCATGGCGTCCAGGTTTCTCAGGATGACGTCTACCGGCTCCCAGTGCCGGGCAACGTCGATATGGAGCCCCCTCCAGCGGAAGCGCGGCCGGTCCTCGATCCTGAGGCAGGGAAGGCAGTACGATTCGCCGTCCGGGGCGATCAGCTGCGGGAGGGTCTGGAGGCCCCGCAGGACCCCCACCGGGGAGGGGGCCTCGAGGAGGATCGACCCGGGGGAGATTTCGAGGAGGTACGATTCGTCGGTGCCGGGCGTCTGGACGCGTCCGCCGTCCCCCCCGCAGCGCAGGATCAGCGACGCCTGCCGCGGGCTCGTGCCCTGCGGGGGGAAGCCCGTCCTCCGCCGCACCATTTCGAGCAGGCGGTTGGCGGCCGCGGCGACGCGGGCGTCGCGGCACGCGTCCAGGGAGAAAGTCAGGTTTCCGGCGAGGCGGTGAACCCCGGGCTTCGCCTCCAGGGATTGCGGCCAGGGCATGATCGCGGGCGCCCCGGCAGGAGGCGCGGTGCCTTCGGGTGCCCGGGCCGGCAGCGTCCCTGCCAGCAGCAAGACGGCGAGAATCAGGCTTCGGCCCCTCATCGACCCTCCCGGCGCGCCCCCGGCCGGCGGGGCGCCGAAGCCTCATCATAACCGAGTCGGGCCGATTTTTCATGCCCGATGACGGCCTCCGGAGCTGTTGACACGGCCGAGCCTTGTCGGTTACCTTCCTCCTCATCGGGCGGCGTGGTGCAAAGCGCGCCCGGGCCCATCAGCCGAAAGGAGAAGATCGTGGAACAAGAGATATCGATCACCGGCGAACCGGCCGTCAGTCCCGAGACCTGCCTGTTCAGGGTGGACCGCCCCGTCTACCCGGGGGGCGCCGCCTTTTTCGGGAACCGGGAGGCGGCCGGGCTCTCCCCTCTTGCACGGCGGATCTTCGGGATCGCGGAGGTGGAGAGCGTCCTGATCGCCGGGGAGCGGGTCACGGTCACCAAATCGGGGATCGACCCCTGGCCCGTCATCGGCAGGCAGATCGGCGCGAAGATCCGCGAGCACATCCGCTCGAACGATCCCGCGGTCAGCGAGGAATTCGAGCGGCGGATGCCGTCCGAGGCGGAGATCCGGACCAGGGTCGAGGCGCTCCTCGAAAAGGAGGTCAACCCGGCGCTTGGGGCGCACGGCGGTTATGTGGAGCTCGTCGAGGTCCGGAAGAACTCGCTCTACCTCAAGCTGGGAGGGGGGTGCCAGGGGTGCGCGTCCGCCGGAATGACCATGAAGCTTGGGGTCGAAAAGGCGATCCGGGCCGCCATTCCCGAGGTCGGGGAGGTTCTGGACACGACCGATCACGCCGCCGGGCGCAACCCCTACTGCGCTTCCTGAACCGCCCGAAAGCGACGAAATCGGGGCTTTCGGGCCCCGATGGCGCTCGGACAGCGATAAATAGCGGGTTTTTGTAAAATCTTCATTGCTTTTTCTGAGAATTTACGGAAAATGTCCATAGCCTGTTTGCTGTGTTCCAAAAAGTTCATAACCAAATTTTCGGGAGGAGTTTAATGGCTGGAAAAGTGATGACGAAGGCTCAGTTAGTTTCCCTGATAGCTGACAAGGCTGACATTACCAAGGCAGCGGCAAACCAGATTCTCGAAATCATCGCCGCCACGGCGGTGGTTGAGACCAAGAAAAACGGCCAGTTCATCATCCCTGGAATTGGCAAACTCGTGAAATCGCATCGCAAGGCGAGAATGGGACGGAATCCCCAGACCGGTGCCGCGATCAAGATCCCGGCCAAGACGGTGGTGAAGTTCAGAGTGGCCAAGGCCTGCAAGGACGCCGTCGTCCCGGGCAAAAAGTAGCCGGACCTCCACGGGATTTTTTAAAATCAGGCCTTCAGGAGTCCGCTCCGGAAGGCCTGATTCGTTTAACTCCCCCCCCCCTGTTCCCCCCGCAAAGGGTATTCGATATATCAAATTTGATTGTGTGCGCCCGCCCTTGGATTTATAATGCCCGGGTTCGCCCCCCGCTCACCCTGGATGTGCCTGTGACGGCCCGGTTCCCCGGCGCCTTCGCACCCTTTGTGCTTCTGATGGCAGTGAACCGATCCTTCCGGGAGGAAGGCTATGAGCGTACATCAGGGAAAACTCAAGGAGGGCTCCATTGTCGCCCGGCGGTACCGGGTCGAAGGGATTCTGGGTTGCGGTACGGCGGGGGATGTCTACGCCTGCCGGGACCTTTGCGACGGTTCGGGCGATCTGGTCCTCCGGATGCTGGGCCCGGTGGATGCGACCGGGGAAGAGGGGCATGCCCTTCGGGCCACGTTGTCGATGCTGGTGCGCCTGCGCCATCCGGGCCTGGTTCCCGTCCTCGATTTCGGGATCGCCGAGGATTCGGGCGCGCTGTTCCTGACCGAGGAGCGGGTGGAGGGGGCGAGCCTGCGGGCGGCCGCCGGGGGGCTGACCCCGGAGAAGGCGCTCGCCCTGGGCGCCGAACTGGCGGCCACCCTCCACCACCTGCACGGCAGGGGGATCGTGCACGGGGATCTGACGTCCTCGACCATCCTGCTGGTGGGGGAGGGGGAAGAGGCGCGCCCCGTCATCCTGGGCTACGGAGTGCGGCGGTTCCTCCCCGATGACGGCGATCGCCTCTCCCCGTCCTGCGCCGCTCCCGAGCTGCTGCTGGGCGGGCGGCCCACGGCCCGGTCCGACATCTACGCCCTGGGTATCCTGCTCTACCTGCTGATCTGCGGGCGTTTCCCCTTTGAAGACGACGACGAGGGGTTCCTGATCCAGAAGCAGCTCCAGGCGGGGGTGGACCTGCGCCCGATCGAGAGCCTGCGCCGGGGCGGCGCCCTGGCCCTGCTCCTGGGCCGGATGCTCGAAAAAGACCCGGAAAACCGGACGATAACGGCGCTGGAGGCGGCTGCCGCCATCGGGGGCCTCGTCCGCTCC
It encodes the following:
- a CDS encoding ATPase, translated to MTKKMQLRETLRIQKRGRVGGPRPGKYRLHTKCPECDLVFLDGAWKRDPSAASGARGRTLCPACRQIRDGQAGGLVELDGSFAEAHREELLNRIRNVERRTRLERPLERIISLEEGAEGIRVSATTEHLVARIGKSIQRDFGGTLSLRYAPQDKFAVVHWHRDA
- a CDS encoding MFS transporter; amino-acid sequence: MPHTSGYRWAQWGDLNAFFGLMLDNVTNLVILTGILVGVYGYPAESVYRLMIPGTALGVLVGDAVYTWLAFRLARKTGRSDITAMPLGLDTPSTVGIAAAVLGPVYLETRDAVTAWQVGMAALMIIGILKLALSFLGGWVRRHAAQAGLLGSLAGIGVTLLAFFPMLKIFSAPVAGIASLGIILYAIVARRRLPFGIPGAFLAVAVGCLLYYLMGGLGVLGARAAAPVLELHPALPLPTLGFLDGLDRALAYLPIAFPFALITIIGGINNTESARVAGDPYRTRDILLTEALATMVAALFGGVAQTTPYIGHPAYKAMGGRAAYTLATGLFIGVAGALGALSFVIEAIPEAVITPILLFVGIQIVAQAFVESPRAHAPAVAFAVIPAVGYLVLTHTSSLLDKLGPALTLPDAVAADQVILRALGNGFILTAILWGGMLASLIDGRVRTGAAYALLCALFAMFGLMHSVSPAGSLYLPWRLDNPIVWHITLGYALVAAFLLAARMARRPEELEEE
- a CDS encoding HU family DNA-binding protein, producing the protein MAGKVMTKAQLVSLIADKADITKAAANQILEIIAATAVVETKKNGQFIIPGIGKLVKSHRKARMGRNPQTGAAIKIPAKTVVKFRVAKACKDAVVPGKK
- a CDS encoding aspartate ammonia-lyase, producing the protein MRTRTEKDSLGERRVPEDAYYGAQTHRALENFPISGIPPSPAYVDATLQIKMAAAGVNRSLGLLDGERADAITAACREILGGRLREWFVVDVFQAGAGTSHNMNVNEVVANRAIELLGGTKGDYSLVHPNDHVNMAQSTNDVCPTAIRIAAFTESARLLEAVAGAEKLFRDKAGEFDPVVKSGRTHLQDAVPLRLGQEFGAYATSMRKHGEAIRRAAESSLELGIGGTAVGTGVNAHPRYRPLMVRQLSRQTGIDFRECDDYFEAMQSLRPFVELSGAVRALAQDLIRIANDLRLLGSGPKTGLAEIRLPERQPGSSIMPGKVNPVMAEMLDMVCFHVIGCDSTILLAAQAGQLELNVMMPVVAHDLLHAISILTNALGVFGRFCLAGIRADPERCRRYAESSMSVVTALNPHIGYAAAAEVAREYLESGDSIRDIVLRRGLIPADRIDGILELEKMTEPGIK
- a CDS encoding family 20 glycosylhydrolase, coding for MRGRSLILAVLLLAGTLPARAPEGTAPPAGAPAIMPWPQSLEAKPGVHRLAGNLTFSLDACRDARVAAAANRLLEMVRRRTGFPPQGTSPRQASLILRCGGDGGRVQTPGTDESYLLEISPGSILLEAPSPVGVLRGLQTLPQLIAPDGESYCLPCLRIEDRPRFRWRGLHIDVARHWEPVDVILRNLDAMAAVKMNVFHWHLSDDQGFRVESHRFPRLHEIGGEGKYYTQEEVRTVVAHARDRGIRVVPEFEMPGHATAWLAAYPELAAAPGPYRVESSWGVFDPSMDPSREEVYEHLDLFIAEMAPLFPDEYFHIGGDEVNGKQWNANPRIREFKAKSGMRGNRELQAYFTRRLEAILARHGKRMVGWDEIVHPSLPTTVTVQTWRMPPRFEDNLKLGYPGILSRGYYLDHMRPASWHYGIDPGAGLTPDAAGRILGGEACMWAEFVDEEIIESRIWPRAAAVAERLWSPAGLTDVADMYRRLDAVDVELERLGVRHRSAFPRLLGGLLPAGDPAPVARLAAILRPRGLAERQRARKYTRETPLRRLVDILPPESAEARRFDLLVDRALGAPSPADRAGIRESLERWRLGAVNARPALQSSFLLAETVPVAESAAAACALGLEALDHLEAATAPPAAWLEKASGVLERARSFPEIEIAVEPAIQKLVRAVHSRFSRQGETP
- a CDS encoding NifU family protein — translated: MEQEISITGEPAVSPETCLFRVDRPVYPGGAAFFGNREAAGLSPLARRIFGIAEVESVLIAGERVTVTKSGIDPWPVIGRQIGAKIREHIRSNDPAVSEEFERRMPSEAEIRTRVEALLEKEVNPALGAHGGYVELVEVRKNSLYLKLGGGCQGCASAGMTMKLGVEKAIRAAIPEVGEVLDTTDHAAGRNPYCAS